In Leptospira licerasiae serovar Varillal str. VAR 010, the sequence ATTTGCAGTAGGTACAGTCCCGAATTTGGAATTAGCGAAAGAAGCAGGGATCGATTGTAAGTCCGGTATTTTGGTGAACGACTTCTTGCAGTCCAGCGATCCGGATATTTACGCAATCGGAGAAGTCGCTGAACATTCTACCGGAATGTATGGAACTGTTGCAGCTACGGAAGAGCAAGCTGAGTTTGCCGCTTGGCATATATATGGATATAAGATAGGTTCTTATTCAGGATCCATGCATTCAAATCTTCTAAAGATACCCGGATTGGAATTGGTTTCCTTGAGATTGCCCGATGTTCCGATGGACGAGGCTGGCCCTGAATACGAAGAGATAGTATTCTTCGACAAAAGAAAACGCCGTTATAAAAAATGTATCATTAAAGGAGATCGTTTGGTGGGAGCGATCTTAGTGGGAGACAAGTCCGAGTATTCAGAATTTAAGGCGATGATCTCTTCCGGTATCGAGCTTGGAGATAAGAGGGATAGACTTTTGACTGGATCTTCTCCCCTGAAACCTCCAATAGGTGCTTTGGTCTGCTCTTGTAATGGAGTAGGAAAAGGTAATATAGAAGAGGAGATCCGAAATGGCGCCTGCGAGCTTAAGACAATTTCAGAGAAGACTGGCGCGGGAACAGGTTGTGGAAGTTGTAGGCCTGAAATATCGAAAATTTTAAGAGAGTCCGGCGCAGTTGCCCCGGCTTAATAACTTTCAATACATAGGACAAAGGATTAGATTATTCTATATCCAGATCTATATCGGGTTTATCCCCAATAAAATCGTCTTGGGAGTAGATTACTTCCAAAACGTCGTCCATCCAATCAGGGGCGCCGTCGAACAAAGTGTCCTTTGTTCTGTATTTTTCTATGATACGGCTGTGTTTGATGATTTGCTCTTTGGTAGCTGCGTTCATATTATTAGCTTCGGTCGAAACGGTGGTTTTATTTCGCCTACGTAGGAAAAATAGAGAAAGATATTTCCAAAAAGTACAAGAAAAATTCGTTATAATCCGGATTTTTTTCTCCGACAAAGAACGTCGGTAAGATGAGTTCTTTATATAGAACGAATGTTAGGCTGTAGTATATTAGAAGATAATAATAAAAAACCCGGTGGTCTTTTTAGGGACACCGGGTCTATAAAAGGAAAGATCGGTTCTATTAGAACAGTTCGTTTCCTTTGAAGAAGAAGCTGATCTCTAATGCAGCGTTATCATCCGAGTCTGAACCATGCACTGCGTTTGCTTCTTTGCTTTCCGCGAATAGAGCTCTGATAGTGCCTGCAGCAGCTTCTTTAGGATCGGTTGCTCCGATTACATCTCTCCAATGCTGGACCGCATTATCTCTCTCTAGAGCGGCAGCGACGATAGGTCCGGAAGACATATAGCTGCAAAGGTCGTTATAGAAAGGACGAGCGGAATGGACTTTATAGAATTGTTTTGCGTCTTCCAGAGAAAGTTTAAGATATTTTAGTCCTAAAATTTTGAATCCTTCTTTTTCGATCCTTTGTAGGATGTCGCCGACATGTTTGTTTTTTACTCCGTCGGGTTTGATCATGATAAATGTTCTAGCCATTTTTATTCCTTAGTTACTTGTGGTATAATTTTTTAAGTAATGCTTTGCTGACGTGGTCCGGCACTTGAGCCGAAACATCCCTTCCGTGTCTTGCAACTTCTTTTACGATCGTAGAGGATACGAAAGAATAGTCGTTGGAGGACATTAGGAAGATTGTCTCCACTTCGGGAGCGAGCTTCTTATTCATTAGAGAAATCGCATATTCGTAATCGAAGTCGGTGACTGCTCTAAGTCCTCTGATGATACTTTTAGCCCCTCTCTTTTTGCAATAGTCCACTGTCAGTCCTTCGAAAGTGTCTATTTCCAGATTATCCCAACCTTTGGTTGCTTCTCTGATGAATTCTATTCTTTC encodes:
- a CDS encoding nucleoside-diphosphate kinase, whose product is MARTFIMIKPDGVKNKHVGDILQRIEKEGFKILGLKYLKLSLEDAKQFYKVHSARPFYNDLCSYMSSGPIVAAALERDNAVQHWRDVIGATDPKEAAAGTIRALFAESKEANAVHGSDSDDNAALEISFFFKGNELF
- the coaD gene encoding pantetheine-phosphate adenylyltransferase; the protein is MTRIAVYPGSFDPLTRGHLDILHRSVGLFDKVIVGVAVNSNKSLLFSIEERIEFIREATKGWDNLEIDTFEGLTVDYCKKRGAKSIIRGLRAVTDFDYEYAISLMNKKLAPEVETIFLMSSNDYSFVSSTIVKEVARHGRDVSAQVPDHVSKALLKKLYHK